In Maridesulfovibrio sp., a single genomic region encodes these proteins:
- a CDS encoding radical SAM/SPASM domain-containing protein, translated as MYDTQFFQKTYELKQQIIAGKKNSLDWHEIFDEFERLRRRQPMVFNIETTSYCNMKCVMCQRTTDMQRKPSHMSMEVFQRIVEQMPAMPATQFEDWQRFVDSNLRTDSKPSENNFYFDVVANGVTLHGFGEPLLDPLLPERVAMLREKNINSYFSANPCNIKLPFIKKLFEAGVSHIKFAMDSLDDDVARKIRGGPADFTESYRKVLEVLKLKKDMKAETTIVMTMLDMSGDPAVLPSFIDLWKDKDVYAYGKSIDNQWLLKTKEKAEAKTAAEASNKSHYQKQYCEFPWTSVTIMDNGNVVPCTQDINCTWTFGNVMEQSLEEIWNGKKFDEFRKLHMSKDYPQNFMCHEKCDLNLLSYFYSDRDSE; from the coding sequence ATGTACGATACTCAGTTTTTTCAAAAGACCTATGAGTTGAAACAGCAGATAATTGCCGGCAAAAAGAATTCCCTTGATTGGCATGAGATTTTTGATGAGTTTGAGAGACTGCGTAGAAGACAACCGATGGTTTTCAATATTGAAACCACAAGTTACTGCAATATGAAGTGCGTGATGTGTCAGAGAACTACCGACATGCAGCGCAAGCCTTCGCACATGAGCATGGAGGTCTTCCAGCGCATAGTAGAGCAAATGCCCGCAATGCCCGCAACTCAATTCGAAGATTGGCAGCGGTTTGTGGACAGCAATCTGCGCACCGACTCCAAGCCATCCGAGAACAACTTTTATTTTGATGTCGTTGCCAACGGAGTTACCCTGCACGGTTTTGGAGAGCCTCTTCTTGATCCCCTCCTGCCCGAGCGGGTTGCAATGTTAAGAGAAAAGAACATCAACTCTTATTTTTCCGCAAATCCCTGCAATATAAAACTTCCTTTCATAAAAAAACTTTTCGAGGCCGGAGTAAGCCATATCAAGTTTGCCATGGACAGCCTAGATGACGATGTTGCCAGAAAAATCCGAGGAGGTCCGGCCGACTTTACTGAATCATACCGGAAAGTTCTTGAGGTCCTTAAGCTAAAGAAAGATATGAAGGCTGAAACAACAATTGTCATGACCATGCTCGACATGAGCGGCGACCCCGCTGTGCTTCCTTCATTCATTGATCTCTGGAAAGATAAGGATGTGTATGCCTATGGTAAAAGTATAGACAATCAATGGCTCCTCAAGACAAAAGAAAAAGCTGAAGCCAAGACCGCTGCAGAAGCAAGTAATAAAAGCCACTACCAGAAACAATACTGTGAATTTCCATGGACCTCTGTCACCATCATGGATAATGGGAATGTTGTTCCCTGCACTCAGGATATAAACTGTACATGGACTTTTGGAAACGTCATGGAACAGAGTCTGGAAGAAATCTGGAACGGTAAAAAATTTGACGAATTCAGAA